The genomic stretch CCATTCCCAGACCCATTGGTACCTGCGCACCAACGATCCCATGACCTCCCATGAAATTCTTCTCTTTATCAAAAATGTGCATAGAGCCACCTTTTCCTTTGGTAGTCCCGGTAGCTTTACCGAAAAGCTCTGCCATCACAGCTCCCGGATCGGTACCCAGTCCCAGTGGATGTGCGTGACAACGGTAAGCCGTAATCCACTTATCATCTTTAGTCAATGCTGAAATCGCTCCGGAGGCACATGCTTCCTGGCCTATGTATAAGTGACAGAATCCTCTTATTTTTTGTTGTCCGTAAAGCTGCCCCGCTTTTTCCTCAAACCTCCTCATTAAGAGCATGCTCTCGTACCAGAAGGTATAAGTTTCCTTTGAATATTTTACTTTAGACTTAGTTGCTGCAGTTTTCTTTGCCATATCGTAATGATGAAAATATGCTAATTTTAGGATCCAAATATAATCAACCCGTCCTAAATAACAGGCTCCCTACGAAATAATTACCCAATCTCATGCATCTGAAGTCTCTCGAACTCCTACAATTCAAAAATCATGAGAAGACCCGAATCCAATTTTCCCCGGAAATCAATTGTTTTGTAGGATTAAATGGAAGCGGTAAAACCAACATACTTGACGGGATTCATTACCTATCTCTTACCAAAAGTGCCGTGCAGTCCAGCGACAGCTTAAATGTCCAGCATCAAAAAGATTTTTTTGCGATCAAAGGGCAATTTGAATTAGCTGAAAAAAAACAGCTGGAGGTGAGATGTACCGTAGAACTGGGCAGGAAGAAGCAAATCTACCAAAACGGAAAAGCATTGGCCAAAACATCAGAGCATGTGGGACTCATTCCGCTGGTCTTGGTTGCTCCAGATGACACCGAACTGATCAAGGGAGGAAGCGAGGGAAGGAGAAAGTTTTTCGATGGCTTGATCTCCCAGCTGGATCATGCCTATCTGGATCAGCTGATCAGGTACCACCACTTTTTAAAACAGCGGAATGCCCTTCTCAAAAAGTTCGCGGAAACAGGGCGACGTGACCTGACACTGTTGGATAAGTACGACACTGAATTAATTGAGCTTAGTAAAGAGCTTGCGGTCAGAAGAAATGAACTCTTAAGAGATATGGCTCCTCTGTTACAAAGCCATTATTCGGAGATTTCCCAAGGTCAGGAATTAGTAAGCGTACAGTATGAAACTGAAGCGCTCCGGGAGGATTTTACGGAGTATTTTAAAAGCCTCCGGAAAAAAGACCTGATAACCAAAAACAGCAATGCGGGCATCCACAAGGATGATTTTGGCTTTATGATCGGAGAGCACCCTATCCGGAAGATCGGTAGCCAAGGGCAGCAGAAGTCGTATATCATTGCACTTAAGCTGTCTCAATTTCAGATATTTGAGAATGAGAAAGGTGAAAAGCCAGTATTGCTTCTTGACGATATTTTTGACAAACTGGACGATCTGCGCATTGCCCAGCTGATGAAGCTGATCTCCCAGCACACTTTTGGGCAGATTTTTTTGACAGATGCCAGACCGGAACGATCGAAGAAAATTCTAAGTGAACTGGGCTCCGAAGTGTTCTTTTTCCCTATCCAAGGCGGAACTGTGACTTCTGAGACATAAAAAAACGCATCTACCTGATGGCAAATGCGTCCTATATCGGAAGATCAAAACTGATTACTTCGCTGCTTCTTCTTGAAGATGCTGCTTGTAAGCCGCTTTGATTACTTGTGCTCTTCTCTTCACAGAAGGCTTAGTGAAAGCTTGTCTCGCACGAAGTTCACGGACTGCACCAGTCTTGTCAAACTTCTTTTTGAAACGCTTTAGCGCTTTCTCGATTGATTCGTTCTCTTTTACGTTAACTATGATCATATCTATACACCCCCTTTCGTGGCTGCAAAGGTAGAGAATATTTTCACAGATCAACATTAAAATTTCAAATTTGTGCTAAACGTCCTCTGATTTCTTTTAACGGACAAAATTGTTTTACCCATTTTAGAGGGATTTTATCCGAACAAACCTTTTACAATCCGTGAATAAGGCGTTCAGACCAATCGTCGTAAATACTAGTTAGAAACTGAGAATTTCTTAGGTACTTGTTTAAAGCAAGTTATTTTTTACAAAATCTTCTTCCCATGAAAATCTTCGGTAACAATCCCAGCATCTTCTGGATCTGGCTAATTTTTAACTTTGGCTGCAACCACACTCCCTCTGATCAAATAGAATTTTCCATATCCAATGGAGTGCTAAACAATATGGATTTCGCTTCTCTGGGAATCCAAACAGGACAACAGCTTCCCGACATCTCATTTTACAACTTGGGCGGTAAAAAAATTAAGTTACCTGACCATAACCCAAAACTATTCGTATCAGGCAGCTATACTTGCGATGTTACACGAGGAAAATTGCAAGCTATTGACTCACTCTACACAAAATATAAAGGCAAAGTGGATGTCTATCTGGTAAACACACTAGAGGCTCACCCACAGAATTCACACAGTCCTTATTCCCTTGATGAAGAACCCTGGCTAGCTGCAGAGAACATCACGGATGGTATAACCGCAGAGCAACCCACTACCATCGAGGAGCGAATAGACCTGGCTGACAAATGGATCCGGGAGACAGGCGTTCAAACACCTGTAATTTTAGATGGCCCTAAAAACGAGTTCTGGAATCAGATAGGCCAAGCTCCTAATATGGCTATCCTGGTTTCGACAGATGGTGAGGTAATCCTGAAGCAGCCTTGGTTTGAGAAGGATGAAATGGAAAAGGCAATGGAATACCAATTCCAACATTTAGATGCAGATTAGCATTATGTCCTTGAAAAAGACATTACTGTTTTGGAGATATTGCCGGATGGATCCTTCGGGTCTTACTGATAATTGAGAGTAATTAGCTTCAATTGGGTATGCTGTATCATACCAGTAATATATCGAAAGCTATCTTTTTTTGAATGATTAACCCGATATTAATATGATCGGCTTTTCAGCAAGTGTAGGCTTATTGACGACAATAGCTCTTTATCCATGCATCGGGAAATCCCAAAGCCTGGATTCTTAATCTAGTCCTAAATAGGCTTTCTCAAAAATTCTAAAATTATCATAATGAGCAGAGCAGAAGTCCATTTACTTACAATAAATCACCTTTCGACTGCGCTCAATATGAAATAAACCAGCTATTAGCCTTCCATTTTTTTGACTAGTTCCCGAATTGGCTAATTGGCCACGGGCTGATATTCCATCCAATCCACCTCTAGCTCAAACGGAAATGCGGGCTTCTCCAGGGATTTTGGATTACCCTCCACAGCCCAATCCTGCGTATGCCAGAAGTTCATCCTATATTTTGACGCATGCTGGGGGATACCAAGCTTTGATCCCTGATAATCCCACAGCACCACAGTATCGGCAGTCTCAGTGTGAAGCATCCACCACCTTAACCTATCGCTTTCCCAATCAAACCCATAGGTATAAAATTGAGCTGAAGCATCGTAATTCTCGATTGCTGGAATCGTTTCAGGCATATTTTGCATTCCTTCCAGAGCGGTAGGTTTACCATCGTAATTGATCTTCGAGATAGTCTCCAGGATTTTACCTTCGGCAAGATTGATGATTCTTCCTATGCGCTGCAGCTTGCCGTGCTCGCCCGTCCAGGTTCCCACGTAGATGATTCTGGGATCAGCGATCAGCCACTCAAAGTCAATCTCACTTAGACCTTCTTTGTCATCCTCATGGTACGTAAAATATCCCACTACAGCACCTACATCCGGTTGACGATCCTGTACAGCCGGTATTTTGAGGCGGGTAGAGTAGGAACCAAAATGCGTGAATTTCTTAGAAATGATTTCAGGCCCCTTCCCAGGTCCGGCTTCTTCCTCAGGATTTAGCCTGAACGCCAGAATAGTTGTATTGGGTTCCGTGGGGGATTGCATCCCCATTTGATATTTAAAGTCAGCGGAAGTACCTGTAGATCCATAGCGGAAGTATCGGGATTTGGCTTTTTTGAAATCCTCACGAAAGGATTTGTGCTGCTTTTGGGCATCGCGCTCTACTATACTGGTCAGGGCAAAAAAAAGAAGGATGAACAGAAATTTCATTGTCCGAAGTTAGTATAAAGTAATGACTATTATGGGTTATAATAAGCATAGAGCTTTAGGAGCAAAAACATTCAAACTAACTATTTACCCCCCCATTGAAATCAACCGTTTATAAAATCGCAGAAATAGAAATTTGCAATTTCCATATGGCCTTTATAGTTTGAACTAAGCTAGCTTTTTAATTATCTTTTAACTAAAACAAACTAATCATGAAAAAAATGATGATTTTAACCCTTGCCGTACTGGGTATGGTGTTGGGTAGTTTTGCGGTGGTCCAGCCGGTGATTGCGGCAGGACCTTGTGAAAATCTCGGGACAGACCAATGGGGGTGCACAAATTTCTTATGCCCAAGTGGCTGTGTTTTCTATGTATGCACTGACCCCGAAACTGGAGAGGAAGCGGCAAGTGAAACTTGTCCTTAAAATCAAGTGAATGATACAGCGCTGTATATTTACACTATATATTATACTCCAAATGCAGGCATGCAAACCTGTTGACGAACAGTCTGTGCATACTTTAAAATTCTCTGAATTGGTGTTTATCGATTCTATCAAAATAGTAGAATCAAGTGGGTTTCTATCGAGACCCTCAAATGGATTTTTAATAAATGACAGCTTGCTAGGCATTGAAAGCCGTCACAGCAAAGGGGTTTGGATAATTAATACTGCAAGTGGTCTAGAAGAAAACAGTTTAATAGATCAATCAATATTAGGAACACCCATTAATCCGACTAAGGTAGATTGGACTGCATACCCAACTATATTTATGTTAAACGGAGTAACAGATCACATATACGAAGTCCAATTAAGTAAAAATGAGAATGACCTTATTTCAAAATTGAATAAAACAAAGCTAGACTTACCGAAAGGCACTAGAATCATGCCAGATGCACGGAGCTTTTGGAGAAAGGATAATGATTTTTTTGTTGAGTTAGCACCCATAAATACATTCAAAAGTTCAAATCAATTTTATAAAAACTCTGGAAAATTTATAGGTGTTTTTGATAAAACAGGGAAATATAAATATCGTTTTCTACATTATCCAAAATCTTTGACTGACTTAAATGGTTTTTTAGAACCTGGCCCAACGTATAGTTCAGGGATAATAAACAATTCAAATCTAGCTATTTCCTTTCCAACTGAGAGAAAACTCATTATTTATAAAGAATCAACTTCTTATGAAGATTCCATAACAGTAAATTTCCCAAAAAGCAAATATTTCAATTTCAATCTGCCAATTCTAGATCAGGAAGTAAGTAATGGAATAGGTCCAAAAGAGAACAATCCGGCTCCACACTATTTTGGTGAGATTAAATCCGATGGCAACAATGTTTATCTACAATCTTTTATGAAAGACAATGAAAATTTGGAAAAATGGAGATTGACGTCTAATATTCTAAAATATGATATAGCCAAAAAAGAATGGACTGAAAGTATTAACCCAATAATTTTTTTTAACATGGGAGAATTAGCAGGTGTTTCTAATGACACTCTCTATTTTGTAGATGCTGGAATGATTACCAAAGAAGACAAATACATCAAACGCGCCGTCCTGAAACCTATTGAAGAATAAGGAGCATTCCGAAATATCAACTTACAGAATACCCCTCGTCACAATCATCGTAAGACTAAAGCAAAAAAGGTCTCCCGTTCGCACAGGAGACCTTTTTATATATTTGAAATGAATTGCTTAGGCGACTACTTTCTCAGCCAGCACCACGATCACATTGTCTTTGACTTCAACTACTCCGCCATCCACGATCATGGATTGCTTGCCCTCCGGAGTGGTAAAGGAAACAGTTCCCTTTGCCAACGCCGAAACAAGAGGAGCGTGATTGTTCAGCACCTGAAATCGAGCATGACTCAAGCGTTACACATTGAAACGATTATAATGCATGCGAGATTCCATATGGCCTTTAAAAGTCAAATTATAAACATATGAAATGATCCGTTGGCACCAGGGAAACTGGCCTCGGATACTTCATCTTATAATATGTATTCAGAAGCTCTCCTACTACCTACCCATAATTGCTCAAAAGGCTAGTTAAAACTTAAACTCCACAATATCCTCGTCTTCGCCGGATGATAATGCATAGATTACCTGCTTGTCTTCGTCCACAGTGATGAACTTCACACCTATGTCCAACTCAAAATGTCTCAGAAGATTACCTTCATAATCAAACTGAAATACAGTATGGCATTCAATTAATCCTGTTGATTTAATTTTAGTAACTTTCTTCCCACTATATAGCATGTAAATATGCTCATCACCCAAGAAAAAATCCTGATAAGCTCGAACGGCTTCGGGGTCATTCATGTAGTAATAAGGATCATCTGCAGATCTATAGGCCACTTCATAAGATGGAACTTCGAAATAAGGCCCCTCTACTACCAAAATCTCTTTGCTAGAATAATGCAAAATCTCAAAATGATCTCTGTCCATGGAATAGAAACCGAATTTGGTTTTGCTTTTGTTAGATGTAATATTTGATGCAAAAGCTGATTTTACTACATTGAGCGGAGGGTCCCCCGGAAGCATCCCTTTCCAGCTCCCATAACCCGTCAATACTTCTCCGGTATCACTATACTCCACGAATTTTTCCTCACCGGAAACCCTTAGGGCAAGCAGTGTACTATCTGTCAGCCAAACAATATCCGTCGCCATAATAAACTCAGGATTCCGCTGTTTCATCTGCCGCTGTGCTAGTTTGGCAGTACTGTCCTCTAAGGTAAACTCGGAGAAAACCTTATCGAAATTATAAGCCCAAAATCTGCCAGGGGTAGAACTGTAATCCATTGTCCAGATATAGGATATCTCTCCAGGCCCATAGCCCTCCACTCCCAGTCCATAAGCCCATTTTCTCTCTTTTACATCGATCACATGAAGAGGTGGATCCATAGCCTTATCCGAAACTATCAAATAGTCATCGACTAAAAATGGCTTTCTGGTATTATAAAACTTCTGAATCCCATAAGCTGTACCGGTTAACTGCTCCTTCTCAGGGAGATCATCTTTGTTGATTTTCACCCAAGTCTCCCCTGACCTGGATTCGGAGTCAGTCTTGGTAGTACACTGAAATAGCCCAATGAGCAATAATAGAAAAATGGTTCTCGACATGGGATAATACTAACTGGTTAAATAAAACATTAAAAATAGCGGAAGATAAATCTCCCGCTAAAAGAATGAATAAATAGGCTTAACTATCCACAGGACCACAAACAGGCCCCGGCCTGGAATCGGCATACTTCCATCCAAATCGGTCATCGCACACCGCTGAAGGTTCCTGACAGCAATCAGCCATAATTGTCACTTCCGCTTGTGCTTCTGGCTGAGAAACAAATGCAGATCCCACTACAATTCCCGCTCCCACCAAGAGCCCATAGGCTAGTGGATTTTTAAATAATTTACGCATAATTAAAGTGTTATATGGTTAAAAGAAATTTAAGTTATTCAAACCTCCCCCCCCCAACTAAAAAAATCAATCCTTCCAAACAACTATATAACCGTTAATAAAACTAAGACCTCTATTGGATTTGCTCTTTATTTAAAAATGCATCCTAGGGTCATAAAAATGTATTTCAAAAACCCTTTGCACATTCTACGTGCCTTTATGGCCAATAAAAACCAAAAGGTCTCCCATTCGCAGAGGAGACCTTTTTATATCTATTGAAATGAATTGCTTATGCGACTACTTTCTCAGCCAGCACCACGATCACATTGTCTTTGACTTCCACTACTCCGCCATCCACGATCATGGATTGCTTGCCCTCCGGAGTGGTAAAGGAAACAGTTCCCTTTGCCAAGGCAGATACAAGAGGAGCGTGATTGTTCAGCACCTGAAATGATCCATTGGCACCAGGGAAACTGGCCTCGGATACTTCACCCTGAAATACTTTTTTGTCCGGTGTGACGATTTCTAAATGCATCTGATTCGGAATATAAAAAAGCAAGCGACTAAGGATGTTCTAAGCCGCTGCTCTCGTGTCTAATTATTTAACTTCAGCCAACATTTTCTCTCCCTTAGCGATGGCATCTTCGATGCTACCTACCAAGTTGAAAGCTCCTTCAGGAAGGTGATCCAACTCACCGTCCATGATCATGTTGAAGCCTTTGATGGTATCTTTGATATCTACCAACACACCTTTCAAGCCTGTAAACTGCTCTGCTACGTGGAATGGCTGGGAAAGGAAACGCTGTACACGTCTTGCTCTGTGTACGACTTGCTTATCCTCTTCAGAAAGCTCTTCCATACCCAAGATCGCAATAATATCCTGCAATTCCTTGTAACGCTGAAGAATCTCCTTCACACGCTGTGCGCATCCATAATGCTCCTCTCCCAAGATATCCGGAGAAAGGATACGGGAAGTAGAATCCAAAGGATCCACCGCAGGATAAATTCCCAATTCGGCGATCTTTCTAGACAATACTGTAGTAGCATCCAAGTGGGCGAAAGTCGTAGCCGGAGCCGGATCAGTCAAATCATCCGCTGGGACATATACTGCCTGTACAGAAGTAATGGAACCGTTCTTGGTAGAAGTAATACGCTCTTGCATAGTACCCATTTCTGTAGCCAAAGTAGGCTGGTAACCTACCGCAGATGGCATACGACCAAGAAGTGCGGACACCTCAGAACCTGCCTGAGTGAATCGGAAAATGTTATCGATAAAGAATAGGATATCCTTACCTGCGCCATCACCTTCACCGTCTCTATAATATTCTGCCAAAGTCAAACCTGTCAAGGCAACCCGTGCACGTGCCCCTGGAGGCTCGTTCATCTGACCGAAAACAAAGGTTGCTTTAGAGTCTTCTAGTTTTTTCAAATCAACTTTGGAAAGATCCCATCCACCTTCTTCTTCAAGGCTATGGACAAAGTCATCACCGTAGGTCACGATGCCAGACTCGATCATTTCACGAAGCAAGTCATTTCCTTCTCTTGTTCTTTCACCTACACCAGCAAATACAGATAGACCCGCATAAGCTTTTGCAATGTTGTTGATCAACTCCTGGATCAATACAGTTTTACCTACACCGGCACCACCGAACAACCCGATCTTACCACCTTTTGCATAAGGCTCGATCAAGTCAATTACTTTGATACCTGTAAAAAGTACTTCTGTAGCTGTAGATAGATCCTCGAACCGAGGAGCAGATCTGTGTATTGGAAGTCTCTTACCAGCTGGAACAGGAGGCAAACCATCGATAGCTTCACCTACCACGTTGAAAAGACGGCCTTTGATACCTTCGCCAGTAGGAACAGAAATAGGAAGACCAAGGTCTCTCACTTCCATGCCACGAACCATCCCTTCAGATGAGTCCATTGCGATAGTTCTCACCCGATCTTCACCCAAGTGCTGTTGAACTTCCATTACGACCACTTGGCCATTTTCTTTGGTAACTTCTACCGCGTCAAGGATATTTGGCAGCTTGCCGCCTTCAAAGGAAACGTCCACTACGGGCCCGATCACTTGAGTTATCTTTCCAATATTTGCCATTTGATAATTGAAATGTAAAAAGGATGTGCTTTTTGAATTCGACCGCAAAATTAAGCAGAAAAGACGAATACCAAAGGATATTTGGGAAATTAATCTGCTAAGGTTCAATTTTTAATACCTTCTAAGTAGTGCTGGTTGAAAAACAGAGCAGACTGCTGAAGCTGAGACAGGAACATTTCCCCGCAGTTCCCGCCATTCCTGTAAAAGCCGCCTCTAATTTTAACAATTTCATCATTGTTTTTATTTGGATTCAATCTAGTTAAGCATACATTTGCAGTGTATTTGAAATCAATCTAAATAATGATAAGGCACGTTTTCTCATTTGCGCTAGTAGCTATCTCAATTTTTACCGCCTGCTCCCCTTCCCAGCAAGAAGAGAAAAGTAATGCGCAGGCTAAAATCATTACAGCAGGAGGCACCATTACGGAAGTAGTAGATGCACTCGGATTCAGCGATCAGATCATCGCTACCGACATTACCTCTACTTATCCTGCGGCTATGCAGAACCTTCCTTCCATAGGTTATAGAAACCAGATCAAAGCCGAAGGAATTCTAGCACTAGGGCCAGACATAGTACTTATAGAAGAAGGCTATCTTACACCTGATGTAGTCACACAATTGAAAGCGGCACAGGTAAACATCCACGTTTTTGCCAAGCCCAGCACCGTGGACGGCTCCAAAAAACTGGTCACTGATCTGGCAGCTTTTTTTGATGAGGAGGAAAAAGGCAAAGAAATTAATGCCTCTATTGATGCTGACATCGCTAGTCTCGAAACTTATTTAGAATCACAGGAATCCCAACCGAGGGCAATTTTCGTAATGGCCCGAGGCCCAGAGACAGTATTTATCGCAGGTGACAAAACCTTTGCTTCAGAAATGTTCAAATTGGCAGAAATTGAAGGAACGGCTACTGGATTCGACGAATTCGCCCCCTTGGCACCGGAATCTCTTGTATCTATGAATCCTGAATATTTGGTGTTTTTCGAATCAGGAATCCAAAGTTTAGGCGGCAAAGACGGCTTGGTGGCTATCCAGGGAATCGATCAAACCACTGCACATAAAGAAGGTAATATCGTATCCCTTGACGGACAATACCTTTCAGGTTTTGGGCCTAGAGTGGGAAAAGCTGCATTAGATTTAGCCAAAGCAGTACGTAAACAATAAGTATGAATTTCGCACTGAACCATACGAAGATGCAAAGTCAAAACCTTATCCTTTTTGGGTTTGGCTTGGTGCTGGTACTGGTTCTGATTGCCTCCCTTTCTCTGGGGGCTTATGGCATTCCATTTTCAAACACTTTGGCTATCCTACTAGATCAACTTGGTATAAGCTTGGGAAGCTATGAAATGCAACAGGCCAACGTGCTATTGCAGATCCGTGCCCCTAGGGTCCTTATGGCAATGCTGGTCGGCGGAGGATTGGGAATAGCGGGGGCAGCACTGCAAGGAATGTTCAGAAACCCCCTAGTTGAGCCGGGATTGATCGGCGTAAGTACCGGCTCTGCCTTGTTTGCGGTGATTTTTATGGTGCTTATACCCAGTGTTACATCATTGGCATGGATCAAAATGCTTGGCTTACCCCTATTTGCTTTTATCGGAGGGCTGATATGTGTGACTTCGGCGTACCAGCTTTCCAAATCCCAGGGAAGAACAGACGCCGCCACCTTGATTTTGGCAGGAGTTGCCATCAATGCACTGGCAGCGGCATTGATAGGGCTTGTACTTTTCTTTGCGGACGATTCAGCTTTGCGAAGCTTTACTTTCTGGAGTCTGGGCGATCTGGGAGGAGCTATCTGGAGCAAAATCCCCGTGAGCCTGATTCTAATAGGAGTTCCTTCCATCTTACTGTTGTTCCATTCCAGACATCTCAATGCCCTCGCTTTGGGTGAACAGGAGGCATTTCATATGGGTGTGAATGTGCAGCAGGTCAAAATAACACTACTTATCTGTAGCGCATTGATCGTTGGTGTAGGGGTATCTATGGTGGGAATGATCGGCTTTGTAGGTCTGGTTGTCCCTCATCTGATCCGGATTCTATTTGGAGCAGACCATAGATTGGTATTGCCTGGTTCTTTTCTTCTGGGAGCCATACTTATGAATTTCGCCGATCTAATCGCAAGAATAATTGTAATCCCGGCCGAAATGCCCATAGGAGTCATCACCGCTTTGATCGGTGCCCCCTTCTTTATCTGGCTTATTTTCAACCTGAATAAATCAAGAAACTGATGCTTCAAGCTTCTCAAGTACATTTTTGCATCCGCCAAAGACCTATCGTAGATGAGGTTAGCCTGGAATTGCATCCTGGAGAAATCCTGGCTGTATTGGGGCCAAATGGCGCAGGGAAATCGACTTTTTTTAAAATTCTCTCAGGAGAAATTTTCTGCAAACATGGCTCTATCGGCTACAATGGGCACGATATCCATTCACTCAAGGCCCGGGATCTCGCCTCTATCCGCGCAGTAATGCCACAACACACACAAGTCAACTTCCCCTTCACTGTACAGGAAGTCGTGGAACTAGGCCTGATCAGCACCAAAGTAAAACAGCCTGCCAAGCTTATCGAAGAAGTGTTGGAGGCCACCAACACAACCCATCTGAAAGACCAGGTTTTCAACAATCTTTCGGGCGGGGAAAAGCAACGCGTGCAGCTTGCCAGAGTGCTGGTGCAAATATGGGAAGCTAAGCCTTTTCCAAGGTATTTGCTTCTGGACGAACCTACCTCCAGCCTGGACATAGCACAGCAGCATGCAGTACTGAAAATCCTTCAAACCCTGAAAACAAGAAATATTGGAATTCTGGTGATTCTTCATGAGCTGAATCTTGCAGCCCAGTATGCAGATAAAATTGCACTGCTCAAAAATGGTCTGATCGCAAAAGCCGGGACTGTGGAAGAAGTATTGGAGGAAAAAATATTGGAATACGTCTTTGACTATCCTATTCAATTAATTAAAAATCCTGTAACCGGCGGAATGCTCATATCCACGGCAGCACAGGCAAATAAATCTCAACGCTCATTTAAACAAGCTTAACAATGGAAACTATCCAAGAATCCGCGCAATCCCTGAAGCAAGCATGGGACACTCTGAAAGAATCTGAACCGCAGCTAAGAATACGTGACGCAGCTGCCAAGCTTGGTGTGACGGAAGCACAACTTTTAGCCACTGGTATCGGTGCGAATGTGATCCGTCTGACTGATAATTTCACTGAACAATTAGAAGAGTTTCCAAAACTCGGCAGGGTGATGTCCTTGACTAGAAGTGAAGGCTGTGTATTGGAGCATAAAGGCCCATTTCAGAAAATCGAAATGCACCAAGCAGGTCCGCACAAAATTGCCACTGTAATCGGGCCTATAGAGCAGCGTGTATTTTTTGCAGGATGGAAATTCGGTTTTGCTGTCACCACGGAGACACCAAGAGGCACCATGAAAAGCTTGCAATACTTCGACAAAGCCGGTGAAGCGATCATGAAAGTTTACTTGCAGAAGAAATCGAACCCCGAAGCCTATGAAGAATTGGTGAAAAACAACACGGCTGCTGATCAGTCTTCCTACTTGGAATTAGAGGCATTTCCTACTCCGAAATACACTTCAAGAGAGGAATTAGACTTCGAAGCATTCTCCAAAGATTGGGAAACGATGAAGGATACCCACGACTTCTTCGGTATGCTTCGCAAATACAAGCTGAACAGGCAAGATGCTGTGAAGTGGATTGATGAAAAATGGGCGTATGAAGTGGACAGACTTTCTGCACGTAAAATCGTGGAAACTGCCGCTGAGACTAAACTTCCGATCATGATTTTCGCAGGAAACAAAGGCAATATCCAAATCCACCAAGGCAAAGTACAGACGGTACGTCAGATGGGAGATTGGCTCAATGTACTTGATCCTGATTTCAACATGCATCTGAATGAAAATGTGGTGGACAAAGCTTATGTCGTCCACAAAAACACGGAAGATGGCTTGGTATCCGCTGTAGAGCTTTTTGACAAAGAAGGTGAAATGGTTGCCCAGTTCTTTGGTTTGCGTAAACCCGGTCTTCCACAGAAGCCTGAGTGGAAAGCATTGGTCGATAGCCTTTAATTCAAAAATAAGGCGGGGGATAAAACTCCCGCCATTTCAAAAATTTTTATCCA from Algoriphagus sp. NG3 encodes the following:
- a CDS encoding heme/hemin ABC transporter substrate-binding protein — protein: MIRHVFSFALVAISIFTACSPSQQEEKSNAQAKIITAGGTITEVVDALGFSDQIIATDITSTYPAAMQNLPSIGYRNQIKAEGILALGPDIVLIEEGYLTPDVVTQLKAAQVNIHVFAKPSTVDGSKKLVTDLAAFFDEEEKGKEINASIDADIASLETYLESQESQPRAIFVMARGPETVFIAGDKTFASEMFKLAEIEGTATGFDEFAPLAPESLVSMNPEYLVFFESGIQSLGGKDGLVAIQGIDQTTAHKEGNIVSLDGQYLSGFGPRVGKAALDLAKAVRKQ
- a CDS encoding iron ABC transporter permease, giving the protein MNFALNHTKMQSQNLILFGFGLVLVLVLIASLSLGAYGIPFSNTLAILLDQLGISLGSYEMQQANVLLQIRAPRVLMAMLVGGGLGIAGAALQGMFRNPLVEPGLIGVSTGSALFAVIFMVLIPSVTSLAWIKMLGLPLFAFIGGLICVTSAYQLSKSQGRTDAATLILAGVAINALAAALIGLVLFFADDSALRSFTFWSLGDLGGAIWSKIPVSLILIGVPSILLLFHSRHLNALALGEQEAFHMGVNVQQVKITLLICSALIVGVGVSMVGMIGFVGLVVPHLIRILFGADHRLVLPGSFLLGAILMNFADLIARIIVIPAEMPIGVITALIGAPFFIWLIFNLNKSRN
- a CDS encoding heme ABC transporter ATP-binding protein translates to MLQASQVHFCIRQRPIVDEVSLELHPGEILAVLGPNGAGKSTFFKILSGEIFCKHGSIGYNGHDIHSLKARDLASIRAVMPQHTQVNFPFTVQEVVELGLISTKVKQPAKLIEEVLEATNTTHLKDQVFNNLSGGEKQRVQLARVLVQIWEAKPFPRYLLLDEPTSSLDIAQQHAVLKILQTLKTRNIGILVILHELNLAAQYADKIALLKNGLIAKAGTVEEVLEEKILEYVFDYPIQLIKNPVTGGMLISTAAQANKSQRSFKQA
- a CDS encoding hemin-degrading factor; its protein translation is METIQESAQSLKQAWDTLKESEPQLRIRDAAAKLGVTEAQLLATGIGANVIRLTDNFTEQLEEFPKLGRVMSLTRSEGCVLEHKGPFQKIEMHQAGPHKIATVIGPIEQRVFFAGWKFGFAVTTETPRGTMKSLQYFDKAGEAIMKVYLQKKSNPEAYEELVKNNTAADQSSYLELEAFPTPKYTSREELDFEAFSKDWETMKDTHDFFGMLRKYKLNRQDAVKWIDEKWAYEVDRLSARKIVETAAETKLPIMIFAGNKGNIQIHQGKVQTVRQMGDWLNVLDPDFNMHLNENVVDKAYVVHKNTEDGLVSAVELFDKEGEMVAQFFGLRKPGLPQKPEWKALVDSL